Genomic window (Candidatus Omnitrophota bacterium):
TCCGTTCCTCCCGGCAAACGCGCTTTTCCGTTTCACAATCACCGCGTGAATGAAGAAATGTTTTTTATTCTGGAAGGAAAAGGCGAGCTTCGGATCGGCAAAGAAACCTATCCGGTCCGTCAAGGCGATTTTATCGCCTGTCCGCCGGGCGGAAAAGAAACCGCCCATCAAATCATCAATACCGGAACTGAAGAATTAAAATATCTTGCCGTCAGTACTAAAATGTACCCGGAGATTTGTGATTATCCGGATTCGAATAAATTCGGCATCCTCGCCGAATATCCGGCTGGTTCCGATGGCAAGCCCAATCGCTTTATGTTCGTCGGCCGCGAGAATATCAACGTTAATTATTGGGATGGGGAATAGGTAGCAGATTTTTATAAAAAGGTTTTGAAGCCCGCGAGCCCGGGGTACCGCAAACGAAAGATAAAAAATGAAACAATGGTATGAAGCATTATTCGAGAATTACGGGCGCAAATACGATAATGAGCCTTTTGTTCAAGGAACTTCAGGTGAATGCGACTTTATTGAAGCTGAGATAGGCCGTAATAGATCTTTGACGATCATAGATATTGGCTGCGGCACCGGGCGGCATTCCATTGAATTGGCCAAAAGAGGTTATCAGGTCAAAGGTATTGATTTATCCGAGTCACAGCTCGCAAGGGCGAAGGAAAAAGCCAAAGAAGCCGGGGTAACGATCGACTTTCAGAAACATGACGCGCGCGATCTTCCTTTTGAACACGAGTTTGATCTGGCAATTATGCTCTGCGAAGGCGGATTTTCCTTGATGGAAACCGATGAAATGAATTTTGATATCCTCAAAAGTGCTACCAAAGCACTTAAAAGTAAAGGCAAGTTCATTTTCACCACATTAAACGGATTATTCCCGCTGTTTCATTCTGTCAGTGACTTCTATAAATCGGCCGAGAAAGAAGGCCAGTCACAGTGCAAAGAATGTTCCTTTGATCTGATGACTTTCCGTGATCATAACACTGCTGTTTTTGAGGACGATTCCGGAAATAAACAAGAGCTCAAGTGTAACGAGCGTTATTACGTGCCTAGCGAGATAATGTGGCTTTTAAAGACGCTTGAGTTTAAGAAGGTCGACATCTTTGGCGCGAAGCTTGGAGCATATTCAAGAAACGATAAGCTGACAAATGAAGATTTTGAAATGCTCGTGATCGCGCAGAAATAGCTATAAAAATGTGCTGATGGAAAGGCAGGTAGAGCTATGAAAATCGGAGTGATTATCTCAAGCAATGACGCGGAGACCTGCTGGAACGCGATTCGTTATGCTAATTTTGCGCTCGGACAAAAAGATGAAGTCAAAATTTTCTTCATGGGCAAAGGAGTGGAGTATCAAAAAGTCAGCACGGATAAATTCAACACGATTGAGCAAGCAGAGAAATTCATGGCGGACGGCGGAAAGATATACGCCTGCGGAACCTGCATCAAAAGCAGAGAGCAAGAAGGCTCCAAAATGTGCCCGATCTCAACGATGAAAGACATGTATGAAATTATTAAGGAAAGCGATAAGGTTGTGACGTTTTAGATAGTTTTAACAGGAGAACAAGATGGAATACATCGTTGTCTGCTTAGTTGCCTTACTGGCTTCAGGGCTGACTTTCTTTTCAGGATTTGGGCTCGGCACGATCCTGATGCCGGTTTTGGCGATATTTTTTCCTGTTCCCATCGCGGTCGCGGCAACAGCTTTGGCGCACTTCGCGAATAATTTATTTAAATTGTTCCTCGTTGGCCGCCGCGCGAATAAAAGTATTGTGATCCAGTTTGGCGTTCCGGCAATCTTTGCGGCAGTACTCGGCGCATTCTTTTTGACATCTGCTTCTTCAATTCCGGCAATGGCGTCCTATCAAATTGGCGGACATACTTGCGAAATCACGACCGTTAAGCTTGTAGTCGGGTTGCTTATCGTGTTTTTTTCCGGCCTTGAATTCGTTCCGGCATTCGCAAAAATTTCGATCGATCCAAAATATCTGCCTATTGGAGGAATCATCTCCGGGTTTTTTGGCGGATTGTCCGGCAATCAAGGAGCATTTCGCTCAATGTTCCTTATCAAGGCAGGCCTCGCCAAGGAAGAATTTATCGGGACAAACGTTGTCTTAGCCGTCATTGTCGATTGCGGACGATTAACTGTTTACGGCATCGGGCTTTCTTCCGTTTTATCGACGACAATGGCCAATTTGGGTGGATTGATATTAGCCGCTACAATTTCAGCTTTTGCCGGAGCTTACCTTGGAAAAATGATATTAAAAACAGTAACCTTACGGGCAATACAGGTCATTGTTGGGGTAACGCTGATCCTTCTGGGAATAGCGTTAAGCATTGGTATTCTTTAAGGAAAACAATGAAGATATTTTGGAATAAAATAAATTCTAATGGATAAAAATACAAATCTTACACCGAATTTAAAGCAGCCGAAAAATTTTCGGCATGTGAACTTACTCCGAATTCTACGCGGCGGAAAAATCTTTCGGCAGGAAACGCCTCAACATTTTTCTCGCCAGAATTCGGAGTTTGACACCCATGAACAGGTTTCACCAAAGCGAGGATTCTAAATGAAGGTCTTTCTTGAAACCTATGGGTGTCAAATGAACGAGTATGATTCGGAGTTGATTCGTTCCATTCTGACTAAAGCTAATTATTCTTTCGTCAAAACCGAATCGGAAGCTGATGTGATCATGCTCAATACCTGCGCGGTGCGGGAAAACGCGCATCGAAAAGTTTATGGGCGCATTCATGACATCCGCCACGATTTAAACGGAAAGACACCGCTCATTGGCATTTTAGGTTGCATGGCGACAAACTTGCGTAAAGAACTTTTGGAAAGCCGCAATTTAAAGATCGATTTTATCGCCGGGC
Coding sequences:
- a CDS encoding cupin domain-containing protein yields the protein MPKPIINISDIKLQSRPAAFAPTGKSAEKFDAKMGPIAPLIGAQKLGYNITSVPPGKRAFPFHNHRVNEEMFFILEGKGELRIGKETYPVRQGDFIACPPGGKETAHQIINTGTEELKYLAVSTKMYPEICDYPDSNKFGILAEYPAGSDGKPNRFMFVGRENINVNYWDGE
- a CDS encoding class I SAM-dependent methyltransferase; the protein is MKQWYEALFENYGRKYDNEPFVQGTSGECDFIEAEIGRNRSLTIIDIGCGTGRHSIELAKRGYQVKGIDLSESQLARAKEKAKEAGVTIDFQKHDARDLPFEHEFDLAIMLCEGGFSLMETDEMNFDILKSATKALKSKGKFIFTTLNGLFPLFHSVSDFYKSAEKEGQSQCKECSFDLMTFRDHNTAVFEDDSGNKQELKCNERYYVPSEIMWLLKTLEFKKVDIFGAKLGAYSRNDKLTNEDFEMLVIAQK
- a CDS encoding DsrE family protein, translated to MKIGVIISSNDAETCWNAIRYANFALGQKDEVKIFFMGKGVEYQKVSTDKFNTIEQAEKFMADGGKIYACGTCIKSREQEGSKMCPISTMKDMYEIIKESDKVVTF
- a CDS encoding TSUP family transporter, translated to MEYIVVCLVALLASGLTFFSGFGLGTILMPVLAIFFPVPIAVAATALAHFANNLFKLFLVGRRANKSIVIQFGVPAIFAAVLGAFFLTSASSIPAMASYQIGGHTCEITTVKLVVGLLIVFFSGLEFVPAFAKISIDPKYLPIGGIISGFFGGLSGNQGAFRSMFLIKAGLAKEEFIGTNVVLAVIVDCGRLTVYGIGLSSVLSTTMANLGGLILAATISAFAGAYLGKMILKTVTLRAIQVIVGVTLILLGIALSIGIL